In Strigops habroptila isolate Jane chromosome 14, bStrHab1.2.pri, whole genome shotgun sequence, one genomic interval encodes:
- the MMD gene encoding monocyte to macrophage differentiation factor, with amino-acid sequence MRRLQERFRRFMNHPAPANSRYKPTCYEHAANCYTHAFLIVPAIVGSALLHRLSDDRWEKITAWMYGVGLCALFIVSTVFHIVSWKKSHLRTMEHCFHMCDRMMIYVFIAASYAPWLNLRELGPLASHMRWFIWLMAAGGTIYVFLYHEKYKIVELFFYLAMGFSPALVVTSMSNTDGLQEVAWGGLIYCLGVVFFKSDGVIPFAHAIWHIFVATAAAVHYYAIWKYLYRSPADIIRHL; translated from the exons ATGCGGCGGCTCCAGGAGAGGTTCAGGAG GTTCATGAACCACCCAGCTCCAGCAAACAGCCGCTACAAACCCACTTGCTATGAGCATGCTGCGAACTGTTACACACATGCA TTCCTCATTGTTCCTGCGATTGTGGGCAGTGCCCTTCTCCACCGGCTCTCTGATGATCGATGGGAAAAGATAACAGCATGGATGTACGGCGTGGGGCTCTGCGCGCTCTTCATTGTCTCCACAGTATTTCATATCGTTTCCTGGAAAAAGAGTCACTTAAG GACAATGGAGCATTGCTTTCACATGTGTGACAGAATGATGATCTATGTCTTCATTGCAGCATCATATGCTCCATG GTTAAATCTACGTGAGCTTGGACCTCTAGCATCTCACATGCGTTGGTTTATCTGGCTGATGGCTGCTGGAGGAACCATTTATGTATTTCTCTACCATGAAAA GTATAAGATTGTCGAGCTCTTTTTCTATCTAGCGATGGGATTTTCTCCTGCTCTGGTAGTGACATCCATG AGCAACACCGATGGACTTCAGGAGGTTGCCTGGGGAGGCTTGATCTATTGTCTGGGTGTGGTGTTCTTCAAGAGCGATGGAGTCATCCCGTTTGCCCATGCCATCTGGCACATATTTGTggccacagcagctgctgttcatTACTATGCCATTTGGAAGTACCTTTACAGAAGTCCTGCAGACATAATTCGTCACTTATGA